A window of Eubacteriaceae bacterium ES3 contains these coding sequences:
- a CDS encoding amino acid ABC transporter ATP-binding protein, whose protein sequence is MIKLENVNKYFGENHVLKDINLEVKEGEKLVIIGPSGSGKSTTVRCMNFLEEPTSGKVFVDGEELTQKNKIELIRRTSAMVFQSFNLYPHKTVLENLTLAPIKLQKLPKEEAVKKARKYLSIVGLSEKENAYPTTLSGGQQQRVAIARALATEQKIILFDEPTSALDPETVQEVLDVMIKLSKENITMVVVTHEMGFARMVADRVIFMDDGRIVEEGAPEHFFENPTEERTKLFLSKILR, encoded by the coding sequence TTGATTAAACTTGAAAATGTAAATAAGTATTTTGGTGAAAACCATGTGCTCAAGGATATTAATTTAGAGGTCAAAGAAGGTGAGAAGCTGGTTATTATTGGACCTTCTGGTTCAGGAAAAAGTACCACTGTCCGATGTATGAATTTTCTGGAGGAGCCGACATCGGGTAAGGTTTTTGTCGATGGTGAAGAGCTTACCCAGAAAAATAAGATTGAATTGATCAGAAGAACGTCGGCGATGGTGTTTCAAAGTTTTAACCTCTATCCGCATAAAACTGTTCTGGAAAATCTGACGCTAGCACCAATAAAATTGCAGAAACTGCCAAAAGAAGAAGCGGTTAAAAAAGCACGTAAATATTTGTCGATTGTTGGCTTAAGCGAGAAAGAAAATGCTTATCCGACGACTCTGTCCGGGGGACAGCAGCAGCGTGTGGCAATTGCCAGGGCGCTGGCGACGGAACAGAAAATTATTCTTTTTGATGAACCGACATCTGCTCTTGACCCGGAAACGGTTCAGGAAGTACTTGATGTTATGATTAAACTTTCAAAGGAAAATATTACCATGGTAGTGGTTACTCACGAAATGGGTTTTGCCCGGATGGTTGCCGATCGGGTCATTTTTATGGATGATGGCCGGATTGTCGAAGAAGGGGCACCGGAACATTTCTTTGAGAATCCGACGGAAGAACGAACCAAGCTCTTCCTCAGTAAAATTCTGCGTTAA
- a CDS encoding amino acid ABC transporter permease translates to MKSSNPFALWRWEKMFGQWQMFGEGFLRTIEVAALAIILALVLGIVFGVISTSNNKVMRGIARVYVEFFQNTPLVIQVFFMYNGLAIAGLRLSVFTIGVLGVGIYHGAYVSEVVKAGIHSIPEGQVEAAKSQGFTYIQYMRYIILPQTVKIILPPLTNQAVNLIKNTSVLAMISGFDLMYMADSWASSSLDYGPSYVFAGLLYFMLCFPLATWARKYEERLKRNDLTHLPYDAAEEAITC, encoded by the coding sequence ATGAAAAGCTCTAATCCTTTTGCCTTATGGCGTTGGGAGAAGATGTTTGGACAATGGCAAATGTTTGGCGAAGGCTTTTTGCGTACCATTGAGGTCGCAGCCCTCGCCATTATCCTTGCTCTAGTGCTGGGCATTGTGTTTGGGGTGATTTCCACATCAAACAACAAAGTTATGCGTGGAATTGCAAGGGTTTATGTCGAGTTTTTCCAAAACACACCTCTGGTCATACAGGTTTTCTTTATGTATAATGGTCTGGCTATTGCCGGACTGCGTTTAAGTGTCTTTACCATCGGCGTACTGGGAGTAGGCATTTATCATGGCGCCTATGTGTCTGAGGTGGTTAAAGCTGGTATTCACTCGATTCCCGAGGGACAGGTCGAGGCGGCTAAATCTCAAGGGTTCACTTATATTCAATATATGCGTTATATTATTTTACCGCAGACGGTTAAAATTATTTTACCGCCACTGACCAATCAGGCCGTCAATCTGATAAAGAACACGTCAGTACTGGCGATGATATCCGGGTTCGATCTGATGTATATGGCCGATTCATGGGCATCATCAAGTCTTGATTATGGTCCATCCTATGTTTTCGCAGGTCTTTTGTATTTTATGCTTTGTTTCCCACTGGCAACCTGGGCCCGAAAATACGAAGAACGTCTCAAGCGAAACGATTTGACCCATTTACCATATGATGCGGCTGAGGAGGCAATTACATGTTAG
- a CDS encoding NAD(P)/FAD-dependent oxidoreductase, translated as MSSVIIIGTGPAGMSAALHTAQCGIDTILIGLNNSTLVNSVQTVFGYNTAISGKILIDNTRSRLKDLGVEIITDEVIGFSYTGKLHVKTKSADYSTDSLIITTGPPSPLPDLDNLSAFIGKGVHHCAACDAFFYRDRHPVVLGNGEYALYEANQLLTFAASATILTNGEPVNVKIPDHITVIEKKIEGFFGHETIEGVLFEDDSSLLFAGLFLAVGIANGSDLARKLGVMSENQLIQVNNQLGTNLPGVYAAGGCTNAEMTLSKAIYEGEKAGMEAAKFLSAKAHKNS; from the coding sequence ATGTCTAGTGTAATTATTATTGGAACTGGCCCCGCCGGGATGTCGGCTGCTTTACATACCGCACAATGTGGGATAGATACTATCCTGATTGGCTTAAATAACAGCACATTAGTCAATTCAGTTCAAACCGTTTTCGGCTATAACACAGCAATTTCCGGTAAAATTCTAATCGACAACACCCGAAGCCGACTCAAAGACCTGGGTGTTGAGATTATTACAGATGAAGTAATCGGTTTTTCCTATACTGGAAAACTTCATGTCAAAACAAAATCAGCCGATTACTCTACGGACAGCCTGATTATTACAACCGGTCCTCCTTCCCCCTTGCCTGATCTGGATAACCTGTCCGCTTTTATTGGGAAAGGGGTTCATCACTGTGCCGCCTGTGATGCCTTCTTCTACAGAGACCGTCATCCTGTCGTTTTAGGAAACGGTGAGTATGCACTGTATGAGGCAAATCAACTTCTTACTTTTGCTGCTTCAGCTACTATCCTGACAAATGGTGAACCAGTCAATGTAAAAATCCCTGATCACATTACCGTGATCGAGAAAAAAATCGAAGGCTTCTTCGGACACGAAACCATTGAGGGCGTCCTCTTTGAAGATGATTCCAGCCTGTTGTTTGCAGGACTATTTCTGGCTGTCGGAATTGCAAACGGATCCGACCTGGCCCGTAAATTGGGGGTTATGTCTGAAAATCAGCTTATTCAAGTCAATAATCAACTGGGTACTAATCTGCCTGGCGTCTATGCTGCTGGCGGCTGTACAAACGCTGAAATGACCCTGTCCAAAGCAATCTATGAAGGTGAAAAGGCCGGAATGGAAGCAGCTAAATTTTTAAGTGCAAAAGCTCATAAAAATTCTTAA
- a CDS encoding tryptophan-rich sensory protein — protein MSQFTKAVLSLVLLVGTLVVNALGAFGFFNGMSQKAVSDLNPTLITPAPFTFGIWSVIYLLLLSAAVLMVVKNKDPLYSEAIDQTARLFWVSSGLNMLWIVCFSYNFIGMSAIIILAFAIVLALLVKRLSQLEAGKSWLLPTAFGLYSGWLLIATVVNFSAFLVSIGWNGFGLAPEYWASIVLVIAVGLAFVVASNTKNFVIPLPIAWGFFGIYQAHKEMGGGYPLLQTVTLIGILLLLGISGYQFWRNKKSVG, from the coding sequence ATGAGCCAATTTACAAAAGCCGTTTTAAGTTTGGTTTTATTGGTTGGAACTTTAGTCGTTAATGCTTTAGGGGCTTTTGGATTCTTTAACGGAATGTCGCAAAAGGCGGTTTCCGATCTGAATCCTACGCTCATTACGCCAGCTCCGTTTACCTTTGGGATATGGAGTGTTATCTATTTACTACTGCTCAGTGCTGCTGTCCTTATGGTAGTAAAAAATAAAGATCCGCTTTATAGCGAGGCAATTGATCAGACCGCTCGTCTTTTCTGGGTTTCGTCTGGTCTCAATATGTTGTGGATTGTTTGTTTCTCATATAATTTTATTGGCATGTCAGCCATTATTATTCTGGCTTTTGCCATTGTGCTTGCATTGCTTGTTAAAAGGTTAAGTCAATTGGAAGCTGGAAAAAGCTGGTTGCTGCCAACTGCTTTTGGCTTATATTCAGGTTGGCTGCTGATAGCAACGGTTGTCAATTTTTCTGCCTTCTTAGTCAGCATTGGGTGGAATGGCTTTGGCCTGGCACCAGAATACTGGGCGTCTATAGTTTTAGTCATTGCAGTAGGACTGGCCTTTGTTGTTGCAAGTAATACCAAAAACTTTGTCATCCCACTGCCGATAGCCTGGGGATTCTTTGGAATCTATCAGGCACACAAAGAAATGGGGGGGGGATATCCTTTGTTACAGACTGTTACTTTAATAGGAATCCTACTTCTTTTAGGGATTAGCGGCTACCAGTTCTGGAGGAATAAAAAATCAGTGGGCTGA
- a CDS encoding amino acid ABC transporter permease has product MLELFQNVFTPSNIQFLAKGMGLTLLLSVIIIITSILFGTLLGLLRSYERRFLGKVAGFYIEMFRNTPLLLWILVCCFMIPLGTVVMRGGLALILYTSAVIAEIVRGGLNSIPEGQFEAAKSQGFTLIQTLSYIVLPQCFKNIIPSLLSQVITTVKDTSFLQVVAIPEYTRSGFVVMGRYTTTAEVFLIFATLAVGYFVVCFSLSMVVRNYQKRTSVAR; this is encoded by the coding sequence ATGTTAGAACTTTTTCAAAATGTCTTTACGCCTTCAAACATCCAGTTTTTAGCTAAGGGTATGGGCCTAACGCTATTACTTTCAGTAATTATTATTATTACTTCGATTCTTTTTGGAACGCTTTTGGGGCTTTTACGAAGCTATGAAAGGCGATTTTTGGGAAAAGTGGCAGGTTTCTACATAGAAATGTTTAGAAACACCCCACTCCTGCTTTGGATTCTGGTCTGCTGCTTTATGATTCCTCTAGGAACGGTTGTCATGCGTGGCGGCTTGGCCTTGATTCTTTATACTTCAGCAGTTATTGCCGAGATTGTTCGTGGTGGACTTAATTCAATTCCAGAGGGGCAGTTTGAGGCAGCGAAATCCCAGGGCTTTACATTAATTCAGACCTTAAGTTATATTGTTTTGCCGCAATGTTTCAAAAATATTATTCCGTCACTCTTATCTCAGGTTATTACCACAGTAAAAGATACTTCGTTTTTACAGGTTGTGGCAATTCCTGAATATACTAGAAGCGGATTTGTGGTCATGGGACGATATACTACAACGGCCGAAGTATTTTTGATTTTTGCAACCCTGGCAGTTGGCTATTTTGTAGTCTGCTTTAGTCTTTCAATGGTTGTTCGTAACTATCAAAAAAGGACAAGTGTGGCCCGTTAA
- a CDS encoding transporter substrate-binding domain-containing protein, whose product MKKVLSALLVFCLLFALVGCSSSSTDSSDDTATADDGSLQAVVDAGVLRVGVKEDVPNFGLRNTDTNEIEGFEVDLAKMLAAEILGDENAIELTPVTAKTRGPLLDNGELDLVIATFTITEERKLTYNFSTAYYEDAVGLLVKKDAGFTGLADMDGAVIGVAQSATSKDAVQAAADELGIAVSFSEYATYPEIKAALDSGRVDAFCVDGSILGGYVDDTTMILPDRFSPQEYGVASNLNNVALAEAVDGYITGWLADGTIEELITKWGLNY is encoded by the coding sequence ATGAAAAAGGTACTTTCTGCTCTGTTGGTATTCTGCCTGTTGTTTGCGCTGGTAGGATGCTCTTCATCATCTACTGATTCCAGTGATGATACAGCGACAGCTGATGATGGCAGCCTACAGGCTGTTGTTGATGCGGGTGTGTTACGGGTTGGTGTAAAAGAGGATGTTCCGAACTTTGGACTAAGAAACACTGACACTAATGAAATTGAAGGATTTGAAGTGGATCTTGCGAAAATGCTGGCAGCTGAAATTCTTGGTGATGAAAATGCCATTGAATTAACACCGGTTACTGCTAAAACGCGTGGACCGTTACTGGATAACGGTGAATTGGATCTGGTAATTGCAACCTTCACAATTACAGAAGAACGAAAACTGACTTACAACTTCTCAACTGCATATTATGAAGATGCAGTGGGTCTGTTAGTTAAAAAAGACGCTGGATTTACCGGTCTTGCCGATATGGATGGCGCTGTGATTGGTGTTGCCCAGAGTGCGACTTCAAAAGATGCCGTTCAGGCAGCTGCTGATGAACTGGGAATAGCTGTATCTTTCTCCGAATATGCAACATATCCTGAAATTAAAGCTGCTCTTGACTCTGGTCGAGTAGATGCTTTCTGTGTAGACGGCTCAATCCTTGGCGGATATGTAGATGATACTACTATGATCCTGCCTGACCGCTTCTCTCCACAGGAATATGGTGTTGCTTCTAACTTAAACAATGTTGCACTGGCTGAAGCTGTTGATGGTTATATTACTGGATGGTTGGCAGATGGCACCATTGAAGAACTGATTACGAAATGGGGACTTAATTATTAA